In Scheffersomyces stipitis CBS 6054 chromosome 7, complete sequence, the DNA window CAGCTTGAACATATTCTTGCTACATGCGATTAGACACAGCCAAGAGCTGGTAATTGTAGATGTGCTACAACAAATTGGTTTTGctgaacttgttggtggCAACAGCCTTAGTGAGAGATTATCGACACCTGATGAAACTACTTTCGCACTATTATTCGAGTacttttcatcttcaagctATGCATCGAGTAAAGGATTATCGCTGTTTGTAGAAGTGTTTGAGAAAGCAGTTGCGGACAAGTCGTTAGTTTTTGATGTCAAACTTATCAATGTATTGCTTAAGTGTTTATGTGAGAatgaagagttgaattTTGCAGAAAACATCGTCTCTAAACTTTTTTTGCAAGAAGTTCCTAAATTACAAGTTGACGAATCGGAAGCTGTTGTACTCAAACAAATGAGTCCAAGAGATAAGTTGGCttacaagaaattggaattgatttATAATAATATCAGAAAAGTGACGAACGATTTTGAGATTTCATATACCATTTTACCAACTGAAAGTACCTTTAAGCCTTTGATTTCGAGCTACTGTCTTCCATTGTCAAATACAAAGAATAGCTTTCGCAAGGTAAATTACTTAACTAATTTCATGGAAACATACTACAAGTTGCCCATAACTACTAGAACATTCAAGTTAATATTTCTGAAGTTTGAGGCATCTAAGGAAGAAGGATGGGAGTTGTTTGACCTTATAAATATCACAAGcaagttgatttcattgcATGACTATTCTTATAACTTAAGTGAGGATACTTCTTTGTTCGGCACTGATGGTCAGTTTTCCAAGTTAGATAGGATCGAGAAATCGTCACAATTGACAAACTTCATTAATAATCATTTGGTGAAGCAGATTGATCTCAATATTCCAATAGCACAAGGCAGCTTTGTTAAACTTAATGATAGCCTTATTACTTCTGTGTATCATGCATTTATGGAAACGATAAAGCGAAGTGCTCCAAACAACAAGGAGGGGGCCGATGAATTAGTAAGACGCATTCAAAGGCAGTATGACAGTCTTCGAGAAAGGATAAATAAGTCCAGAGGTCCAGTGGACCAAGAGGGCTTTACCACAACTACACGAGATATTTACGCATTAGATGAACTTaactacatcaagaaggCATTCTTAATAGACTTGATTGATGTAGTTGGCTGATCC includes these proteins:
- a CDS encoding predicted protein; amino-acid sequence: MKATKIIIRRFSASVRIRQKSEPVRNRLEAAVANFISKVQKSQSKSSGSILSAIDLLIDKHNETLAAHFGIPHETNDYLKVKQQIWDKLSVGDISLAQDQESVEAQRSNLLNSHSLRLSSSSSTSLSKFVKCLYPLHKSTSPSLSSSNSNKVLDIPSSLGKYELINHNQLHRTFYELPSPQPFYLSPQHLNDFLHRFLFNKRDFIKSNIVSLSNLNHFAPYRFFEYYNQMLFKRQEYVSMVTKILQDLQTYGFETSLTEQNQIIFYTFFKDKAPIVHKINEAVGKLKELGMSVTQDAYPTFDLDTYNQLKESMIAKYGKLHISSLNIFLLHAIRHSQESVIVDVLQQIGFAELVGGNSLSERLSTPDETTFALLFEYFSSSSYASSKGLSSFVEVFEKAVADKSLVFDVKLINVLLKCLCENEELNFAENIVSKLFLQEVPKLQVDESEAVVLKQMSPRDKLAYKKLELIYNNIRKVTNDFEISYTILPTESTFKPLISSYCLPLSNTKNSFRKVNYLTNFMETYYKLPITTRTFKLIFSKFEASKEEGWELFDLINITSKLISLHDYSYNLSEDTSLFGTDGQFSKLDRIEKSSQLTNFINNHLVKQIDLNIPIAQGSFVKLNDSLITSVYHAFMETIKRSAPNNKEGADELVRRIQRQYDSLRERINKSRGPVDQEGFTTTTRDIYALDELNYIKKAFLIDLIDVVG